Part of the Candoia aspera isolate rCanAsp1 chromosome 1, rCanAsp1.hap2, whole genome shotgun sequence genome, AGCTGTTATTTCAGACCCATAATGTAATTACCTGCTCATTTTCCACGGGCAAAAGTCTCCACCCCGCCTCCGAAAGGAGCTCAGCAACGCACCTAACCTCTTGCATCCGATCATGAAAATGGCCACCGGAGGGCAGTAAAGCCTAACACAATTCTTCTGCTGTATTTAGTTCGTTTTTGAAGCTCTGCCCTATGTCTTTTGCATGTCTTGCTTCAGCCAGTGACTTACTTGGGCAGACCTTGTCTGGGTTCAGAAATGGAGCAAGATGGGTTCTCACTTGTGACCAGGGAATTACAAGGCTATACCTTGCAtcctgagaagttaaaaaacaatTCCCTGGAAGAAGGTCAAGGTTATGTTCAAGAAGACACAGGAGATGATCCAGTCTTGAAAGATACTTACAGTACTTAGCCTGAGGTATTATGTAATTTTAAATAATAGCCTTGCTGTATTATGTAACAGAATAAAGAGTGGATTCCTGTAAAACAAACTAACAATAGATTTTTctctgaaaatgaaacacagTTGTGCTTGCCGTAATCATCTCTGGCAATAAAGCATGCAGATATCCTGCAGATGGATTGGCAGATTTCTTGagcaataaaacatatttatggGTATGTTCATCAAGTTTTAACACCAGCCCTCCCCAGATGTTCCTTTATTTGCACCATAATACATCAACATGAAGCAGGTCTAGTTTTTCCTACCATGACATGCAAGACGTCGTCTGCTGCATGTTTTGGGGGGCTATGTTaggcttagcataatgtgcaaGTCTGTGGGTCAAATCGGGATGAAATTAAGGCACCTTAAATACTACATTCGCCCATAGATAATAGCAGATTCATTTACTTCAGCCTTGGTGCAACATATCATCTGAACTCAGACTGGAGAGTGGGCATGTTCACTCCCTGTTTTGTCCTCCACATAACAGAGATGGGAGAAAGGAGTGGCGCTCGTTAGGGCTATTTCTGCTTTTCCCAGCTGTTTTCTCTCCATGCAAATCtgaagtgtgtgtatgtgaaagGTGGCAGCAGTGTGGCAAGGAGAGATTCAGGCTTTCTCTATCATTGGCACGGAGGCAGTGATTCCAGTCAGGATATTGTAgggtttaaaaaaggaaaggaaaacattaaaaggaaaaaaacaggatttgCTGGCCAGCCACCATAGAGATGATTAATATGCTGGTTAGGGAACTATCAAATCTTTGACTGAAGCAGTTGTCAGATGGTTGTAAGAGGGCTGTGATCCAAGCCCAATGTTGCTCTAAGACAACCCCAAAGTTCCTCCTTGCTCGTATGGATTCTGGCCTGATCCTGCATCCAGACCGTGATCAGAAGCCTTATAGCTGACACTCTGTGTTCCAGAATAAAAGTTGTTTATTCCCTTCATCTGACATCCCCCCCTTCATCACAGCTTCAAGATGTACAAAATCTATAATGCTTCACCAACCATTATTGACAAGGTCAGGTTATTTGTTGTGGTGGGTCCTGGGCATACTGAGCTGGTTTAGGCAAGCTCCTCTTCTCCGGTTACAGGCCAACATCTACCACTACCATGTATCTCCTAACCCTGTCACTTCGAAGAGGTATTcttgaaataatttggaaatgccctatcacaggaaaaaaaaatgtcaagcaCACCAAGAGCACCTAAGGTGCTCTCTTACTCACttgtcccctcctcctcctcctcctcctcctcctcctcctcctctctttcacTCTCTCCACTGCCCAGTTCACTGCTCACTCCATCACTTGGTCCATTGCTCTATCATTCACTCCATCACTTGCTCTTGCTTGTTTGTCCCACTCATGCTTGCTTGCTCATCTTTATCCTTCACTTGTACCTCCCGCACTTCATCCTTGTCTAACCCTCATGTTCTTTATCAAGCCCTTGCTCGATTGCTCCATCTAAAAACAGCTGTCTCCATCTCAGCCAATGCTGCTCTGCCAACTGCCTGTCAAATGGGGCATATTTTTTATCCATGTAGACAAGGACCACATGTAATGCCTGACCAGCACTTTGTACCTGACCTCCAGTGCCTGATCCAGTTCCTGCTGCCCAAGCCAAAATGACCCTTGTAATAGTGAGTTCCCAGGATGAAAGTTTCAGCAGAAGGTTATGTCAACAACCAGCTGCAAGCTTTTTCCTTATCAGTGATAAGACCTGCCTCCTTGCCAGTTCACAAACAGGCTgttagaaagaaagcaaaaaagcctCCACCCTAATGTAATaagagattattattttttatttatatcccacctttcaggaTAGGTATacataatactccctcctcctttttttgtcACCATAAGTATCCTattagtttgggctgagagagagtggctggcccaaagtcacccagtaagcttctGTAGccgagggtggactagaacctgggcctccctATTCCTAGTTCAATACCTTAACTGATAAACCACATTTAAGTTTGTTCTCAATGGGAAACAGTTCGATTACTGAAATTCTTGTAATATTATCCCTTTCATCCCAATAACTCTTGCTAAAGAAGAGTCTATGAAAATCTTGCTTGGAAAGAACTACTTCCAGTTTAAGGCAACTTCCAAGTGTCTGATAATCATGGCaacaagataataataataataggcacaTGTGTAGCAGTCAAAAGTGGCCAACAGGAACTGGGTAGTTCGCAGCCCCTGCAGCACCTTCACTAGTTACTGCTATCACACATATAACAAGGTATGTTGGGGAAGATGAGAAACACCATTTTAGTACCAGATCACTCATAAAGCTAGTCAGCCTTAAAGAATGTTTAGTAAGGCACCTTCAAGCTACAGTTAGGGAGATCTATGGATAAGCCCTATGCAAGGGGTAAGAAGCAGGAACAGAAAGGTAAGGTAAGGAGGGAATAAGAAGACCAAACGTGAAAGACACTTTATAAGACAACTCTTTTCATTGGCTTATTGTGCTTCCCtttttattgatgttttatgacttgtttattaattttttttatcaggGTTTAGTAACACAGGATCTTCTAAACATTGGAGCACTACAATTCTCAGCAGATTTCACACCTGTCcacactggttagagctgctgATTGATGATTCAGGCACAACTGGCAgacttccattcattcatttgtttgcttgcttataaGTTAGATTTTTTAAAGGTTGCCTTTAGGTTGCCCATCACAGATTCTacacaataaaaaaaaccaaaaacttaaataaaaataaagatggacATTGCTGGGGGAACAAACGTACAAGATCAGGCAGAGTTGGTGCATTCAGATACCCTCAGTGAAACAAtcccatctatcaggacccaggaagcatgccttacTTGTTGTggagcctgccctctggaattacACCCCCCAGAGATCTGTGTAGGtctcaccctgatgatgttccagaatctttaaaaacatggctattctcccaggccttggataGAGTACTAGTGCAGCCCATTGGTTGGGTCTTATGGTATATGGAGTGTGGTTTATccaaaggtacaggtagtccttgatttatgaccattcatttagcaaccaattgaagttatgacggcgctgaaaaaagtgacttacgactgatccttgcacttacgaccatcacagtatccccgtggtcatgtgatcaaaattcagatgcttggcaaccggcatgtatttacaactgttgcagtgtcccagggtcatgtgattgccatttgcaaccttcccagctggcttctaacaagcaaaatcaatgggggaagccggcaTTTGCTTaagaactgcagcaaaaaaggtcataaaatcggtcACGATCACATGATGCCTCACGTAACAACTGTAACACTTAGCgactgaagttctggtcccaaatgtggttgtaagttgaggactacctgtacatgactttttctttcttactgttttctatctttttaagtacaaaccacccagagtcaattagagttgggcagcctctaaatttaataaacaaacaaacaaataaataaataaattgaaggtATATGCCTGAGCAGCAATGGGGCTCTATTGCAGTTTCCCCTTGATTCAACCCCACTTCTGCTGCCAGCCTCCTCGCCATTGCACCTGTGACCAACCTTCTCTGCCAGAGGATTGGCATGCTCTGACCATCAGTTTCTCAGCTACCACAACTCTTCCCAGTCATCCATGCTCTTCAAGGTTGCAGACCTCTAAACAGACCTCCTCCACACCAATGTTGACAAGAACGCTCTGGACTAGGGTAGGGGCCTTATACAAGGTTCCATTTCCCTGGAACCAGAAGGCCATTGTCCTTTTGTTAATAGAGAGGGCACTGAGAATGGCTTTGAAGGAGAGTAGGAAGATCTGTTTACCACAGCAACAATCAGGCAAGTGCAGCTTAAATCCATTCCTAGAGACTAATTTGAGAAGATGCTTCAGACGGCCCCTGCCTAATTCACACAAAGGTAAAGTGAGGGAGGcggggagcacattcagactttcaggattctgttattgtagctgttccaataaaagtagttttagacctatatggcattgggatcttagtctggtctaccttataaggTGACAGTTAACATCTCCCCACAGCAAGTCGTCCTGTCCCAATCTGCAGCAGGCCAGGCCAGAGTGGCCCATCAGGATTCGCACCAACAGCCAAACCACAAGCCCAGCCACACTCTTCCAGTCCATTGACCAAAAATCATTCAACCAACTCCCTCTCATAAGCCCATCCCCCAAAATCATTCTCCCCGGATGCCATCTTAGTTACATTGTTTTGTTCTGAGCAACCTTGAATAGGCTTTTGGCTAGGAAGGTGGGATGTTAATGCTTATGCACACATATGTGTCACCATGAGTCAATGGACTGGGGAGAAAACTTAACATAGGACTTAGGAACAGAAGTAACTGGTGGTGGAAAAAACAATGGATTGGTAGAGAATCTGGTGAAACTAGTATATCATGATTTAAAAGATGATTTGCAGTCTCCATGTGTGATCACAAGCAAGTCTGAATGAATATAAGACCTAATGACTATGATATTAATTCAGAGGTATTAATAAGATACTTAAATATAATCCTGAAACACTTTAGTTTTAAGTAAGAGCTGCTGCCATTGaatcattctctttttaaaaaaacagaaaatagtttttttaaaaaaattgaggtGACTAGCTGGTCAGATGGTGATGAACTTGAATAGGTAGCAAAGATTTTTGTTCCAATACAGCCACAAACTGCTATTTTGGAagcagagagagggaaaaagggTGTTGACATTTAATGGGGAATAAGCTACATGGTACATGTGAACAGCTATCTCTGCCCCTGTGAAATGCCCCTCTAATaccaattatttaaaaacaaatattatttttaaaaaaaatgaagattgcaATGCTGGTGCACAGCCATGACCAACTTCATTCCCCGGGGCACCTTGGGGGATGCTCGTGAACTCTAAGACAATCATAAGTAGCAGGGATGATGGAGGGGTAAAACCCATCTTATTGCTTTAAAGCAGTCCTGGGTGCCTGggaaaagcaaaatacaaaacagaagggAAGGAGAGCTGGGAGTGGGATGAGGAAATAGGATAACTGGGATTGAGTGGGATGTAGCCCATCATTGGGGAAGAAACAGCAGGGTGGGGAGAGGGCAGAAAGTAACAAAAGGTTAAGTAGAACTATGGGGAAGAAGACAGAGTGGGCTGgtgtggggggtgggagggtggatCAAGAGGGAGTGTTCCTGAAAGAGAAATTAATTACTGGGAAGAATAAAAAATCTTCCTCCCAGCTGGTTTAAATACTTTCCACTAGTCCTTCAaccagcagaaaagtatgctggcataaaCGGTACAATCCCCATTGCCTACCCCTATTCAGCCAGAGTAATGAGACCAAAAAATGGTGCTATCCTTACTTATTTATTGAGGGCCAAGTTTAGGAAAGAGATTAGTAGATTCCCCCAGCTTCATTCCTGTTTTCACTAAGCTTCACCTgccggggaggggggggggacatcAACAACTCTCCCTACTATGGCTGGAGCGGGGTAGGGCGATGTTTAGACAGTTGCTTAGAGCAGTGGGTTTAACCACCTGTCCAGTTGCCCAATCTAGTGACATGAGAGGGAATGCTCCCAATGCTTCCACTCAGCACATCCCCTCTTCCATGCCTATTATTAGTCAGCTGggcaaaaatttatttatttatttatttatttattttctatcccgcctttattattttttataaataactcaaggtggggaacaaacatacctaatgctccctcctcctcctattttccccacaagaacaaccctgtgaggtgagctgggctgagagagagtgactggcccaaggtcgcccaactggatttcatgcctaaggcgggactagaactctcagcctcctggtttctagcccgtttcTGGCGTAGAGTGAAGCAGGAGGGAGTGGTCTATACTGTATGtacagagaaaggaagatgagCGTGATGGACATATGCAAGATCCATTGCCAGGGTGATGAGgggtaaaacatattttaagcccACAACAgagagataatatttggaagtgactcagttggacacctccctaattcactaaactatgaggaggaggaggaggaggaggaacactgtgatcagacttgtaagattgatatgagccccattaggtagaccagaccaagaaatcaactccacaggaaggctgaaactacttttattgagattggctataacaacagaatcagGGGTGAGTTGAAGCTGCATACCTACGTCCTCTAAATAAAATTGCTGAGGCCTCCCCATTGGCAGCCAGCAGGTTATACAGAAGCACTGTGAGTCTTGTTAACTCAAATGCTAGCCAATCCTTTGCCAACTCATTGTTCTGTGATTGTTGTTTAACCTGAATAAATCTGAGTATTCTGCTGGTCTTAGGTGTATACCATGGTAGCCACAAGGGTTGTAACAATGAGTTTCTGCATTTCAAAATCCACCCTACATGATTCTGCATAGCATTTAGTACTGCTAGTACGTTGACTTACTAGGCTAAGAgttctttggatttttttcttttttagtgaaCATCCTGGTACCAGAATGTGTCGAAGAAAAGCAAGAACTCCCTTGAAATGCTGTTCTAAAGCTGTACTGGGAATTTCTTATTTCAAATGAGTTCTTAATAATTCCCAAGGAGCTGAGTTTCATTATGTCTCCTCTTTAATCTCTCTGCTATGGTGTGGCTGCAATTGATGATCCTAAGGGATGAAGAGGAGCTATCAAGTGGTTCTTGGCTCGTAACgaccacatatatagattttctccatgatcccAAGGGGTAggattgtgtttttttaattttatttcctcaTATATGGagaataaggaaataaaataccCCAGGAATGTTCATTGTTGAAAAGGATGGTGCTGCCTCTGGAGAAAAAGATGGGGATGTCAGCATaaacttctttctctttccatgtgATCTGACACTCATTAAATGATAGGGCCCTGACCTTGTGCTACAAAGGATTACTTCAGCTTGAGGAGGCCCTGGGCTATAGCAAATTAACAGGATTCTATAGATCATGTTCATTTAGATCATAATCTAAACCATGTATTCCAGAGTACTCTTATCACTGCCTCTTCAGCTACTCCAGTGTAAATTGGAAGGTTGAGTCGAACTGAACCCAGGGGGCTTAGCAACAAGTGACCAACTACAGCTTGCCgagtctttaaaaacaaaacactgtggGAAAGCTGTAAAATCAAAAGACCACAGAGAAAAATCTGCCGAGCCTCTTTTAAGCCATCTTTTGTGGTTCTTTCTTGAACGACTAAGCGGAGCTAATGTGTATCGTTTATACAAACTAGTGCGCGGCGAAGGGGAGGCGAGAGTGAGACGGGAAGGCTACGAAGAGGATAAACATTTTTACTTTGGacgaaacttaaaaaaaaaaactctccagGTTGGAACAGGGAATTTGGGAGACACTGAAATCGCATCCAccgggaggaggaagagaggcgACAAAGATTTAAAACCGAGTGCTGTATCTCCCCTTCTTTCTGATCCAGATTCCCTCAAAATCTCAGCTCGCGAAATAGCAGAAAAGACCCCTCCCTCTTTCATGATCGGCTGTCAGTCACTTCCTGCTTCCCCCCCCCAGCGCCTGCAATACTCTCCACCAATCAGCGGCTTCCTCCAAAAGAATGACCTCACCCTCTTCCTTTCCATTGGCCAGCTATATTAAGAAAGTAGCCTGCCCCTTTAAATAGCAGCGTCCGACTGTCGTGGTGCTATGGCATAAAGTAGGGAGGACCTGGGTGACTGGAGGAATCGTTCGCTTAAAGGCGCGCTCGATTTGCGGCGCTCTTTGAGAAGAGGAAGAGGTGGAGAGCTGGGCAAAACTTGCAGAAAAACTGTAGCCAGTTTCTTGCCCTTGGGCTTTTTGTTCCTTCCATCTCGCTTCTGCGTCCCCTCGACGGGAATCTGGggcagaggagaggaaggagcGGAGATCCTTTCTCCATGCAAACAGGCAGAGGGCAAAGAACAGAACTGAGGCCGGGGCGAAGTGGGCGGTTCCCGCCTTCCTAAGCCGTACGGGAAAGCCGTCGCTGCCCCCGGCGCCCGGAGAAGAGAGCGCTGCCCGCTCCTCGCGCCACGCTGCCCTGTAGGAAGCGCGCGgaggcaggagcagcagcagcggccGCTCGCGGGGAAGAGAGCGCCTCGGCCTCCCTGCTGGAGCAGCAGAACAGGGCGGGGTTGGCGACCCTGGCCATGGCGGCAATCCGCAAGAAGCTGGTGGTGGTTGGAGACGGGGCGTGCGGGAAGACGTGCCTGCTGATCGTCTTCAGCAAGGACGAGTTCCCGGAAGTCTACGTGCCCACCGTGTTCGAGAATTACGTGGCTGACATCGAGGTGGACAGCAAGCAGGTGGAGCTGGCGCTTTGGGACACGGCCGGCCAAGAAGACTACGACCGCTTGCGCCCCCTCTCCTACCCAGACACCGACGTGATCCTCATGTGCTTCTCCGTGGACAGCCCCGACTCCCTGGAGAACATCCCGGAGAAATGGGTGCCCGAGGTGAAGCATTTCTGCCCCAACGTGCCCATCATCCTGGTGGCCAACAAGAAGGATTTGCGCAACGACGAGCACGTCCGCAACGAGCTGGCGCGCATGAAGCAGGAGCCCGTCCGCACCGAGGACGGCCGAGCCATGGCCATTCGCATCCAAGCCTACGACTACCTCGAGTGCTCGGCCAAGACGAAGGAAGGCGTGCGGGAGGTCTTTGAGACGGCCACGCGAGCGGCTTTGCAGAAGCGCTACGGCACCCAAAACGGTTGCATCAACTGCTGCAAGGTGCTATAATGCTACGGACGGCGGGGGAGGGGGCGGGAGGCAGGTGTGAGGGGACTGGGCTGGCTCCTGAAGCCCGACGGAGGAGCGCCGCCCGCAGAACAcaccggggagggggggagagcaaGTGCGCACCCGCTCGGGGGTGGGGAGCGCTGATTGTTCACGAAGGGGCCGCCGGCTGAAGCATTGCCAGTCAAGGGACTTCCGCGGACTGAATTCGCGGGCCCTTTTGCCCTGCTGGAGAGGACTGCCTGTTGATGCCCCGAGGCGCCCACGCCTAGATTGCCTGTGGAACTGCTGGAGATCGGAGGACTAGCTGTGCTCCCGCCTTGCTCTTTCTTCACTTGGAAGGAGGTCGATGGACAGATCTGTGTAGCTTCCTCCTCCTCGGGGGTCCTCCCTGCGGTGAATTAGTGTTTTCCATCAGGCTGGGAAGGGGCTGTGCATTGAGAATCGCTGAGGGGAGGGAGGGGTATCTGCTGGGTGTACATAGCAAATTATTTGAATTGGGGTAAGGAAATGAGGGGGCTTGTTTAACACTGGACTGGGCCCTTGCTCTCTCTGGGACTGATTCCGGTTTGGGGGGTTGAGGGGACTGGACTTCCTTCTTCCTAGGCCCCCAAAATGAAAAGATTATCCTTCTTGAGATAGCTCTTCTCAGAAGAAAGTATAATTTGTTCCCTTGagttgctgggggtggggagaattgcCAATCTTTCCTGAGTCTGGTGCCTGCTGTCTTTGATATGGTTTGGACACCCCCGCTTTCTTTCTCTTGCCCAATTGCTCCAGTTTGATTTCTATTGCAAAAGAACCTACTTTGCACAACAAAGGTGTTTATTTGGACACCTTAATGCACTTGTGATGTGCAGTGTGACACTGTACCATCACAAAAACCCTTGCATCAGAACCTCATTTTGAGCACAGTCCAGCTAAGCACTTTCCAGGGAAACACTTTTTAACCCCTCCCCCATTGATGATGAGCCTTTGAAGAATTTTCACCAGATAGCCATCAATGGGACTTTGAAATGCTTGTCACTGGCTGGGTTGTGCCCCTTTGTTTCTGTATAACTGATGACTCAATGTAAAGCCACTGTAATACCTTTTTGGGTTGTTGTTGCATCCAGAAATGAGTGGAAacactgtcttttaaaaaaatgtgacatttttgtcatttttttattttagtttttcagcACTAAGTGCCGTCTCTGGGCTCATTTCAAACAGTAGTACACTTATTTTCACCAGTCCACATTGAGGGGTGTGTGAGAATAACCTGTGCTTCTCTGTTTCAGAGAGTTGATTGATTTAATTCCCTTCCCCACTGACAATTTTTAACAGTGGTACtaagaattttatttaaaacaaatacacaaaacaCTATATCGATCTGGTTAAACAAAAAAAGACATGTGAAGTTTACTTAAAATCATCTAAGCTGTATATGCAGGATTTTTTGGTAAAGTATTAAAAAGTTCTATGACTACATTCATGGGGTACTCTGCTTCTTTTCTGCGACTGGATGATTGAATGAACCTATGTCTGTTGGTTCTGAAAGAAATGTAAGTGTTTAGCTTGAGCTGCAGCTGCTGGGTACTTTTGTGTTTTAAACATCCTGAATCATAACAGGAGTCCTGGCCTAACGAGGTAGATTTATTTCTCCCAGAGAGGCCTACAGTACTGTAATAGGACCCCCTGAGAAACATAATCTTTTAGTGGCATACTCAGATGAACATCATGTGCCAGTTTTCCATCTTGTTTTGTAATTACATTGATCAAATGGTTTTCAGCACCCTAAGTACATGCAGGACTACAGCTCTAGATCTAGTAAGCTTATGAGTAACTTGCACTAAAGAGTGAGTTTTAGGACAAGGAGGAGAAGGATTGCTGCTGAAACAGATGTCTGAGAATGGTTCCTAGCTTCTTAATAAACAGCTGTCCAGTatttggggcagggggaagcCTTTGTCCtgctagagcagtgcttctcaaccttggcagctttaagatgggtggacttcaactcaaggctggctgaggaattctgggagttgaagtccacccatcttaaagctgccaaggttgagaagcactgtgctAGAGTGGGGTCACTGCCCCTTGCCCTGTTTCTTCAGGGTACTACTGCCCCATGTTTAGATGGAGTAAATGAATTGTATATCTGCCTTAATGGGATGAAGCTGTATTTCTGTACTGATGCCAACCAAACATAATTCTGAATATTTCTACTTACCTGCACACATAGCTTTTACTGTCTTGTCTATGATTTGGAGTTCTGATCCAAACATTGGCTCATTTACACATTGTCCTAATTATGCTAACCCATCatttaaaatggttaaaaatgaaccatagtttattgaaaaTGCAATTGTCTAGGTTCATGCTGATTAAGCATGGTTTCCCAGTCATTATATACTAGGCCAAACATGTAGCTGTttgtgatgtgtgaattcagcatttctcaaagaTCTGGGAGATTTTTAATTTTgtcctttttaatatatacaataaataatCACAAAATTAACCTTGAGTactagttgattgattgattatgtgccatcaagtcagtgttgactcttagtgaccacgtagatagattttccccacgATCAGTGCTAGTTACCTGAGTGTTAATCTActcatttattttggttttctctCATATTAGCATTCGTAGGAAGAAAAATCAACCAGTGCTGCTCCACTAGAAATTCCATCCAAGCAATAGGTTTCATTAGTGATTATGAAATAAGTCACGTTAACCTAAGTGTAGTTTCACTTCACTTAAATTAGATGGAATTAATTTAGTTGGTTACAATTTGAAGCTGGGGACAGCTATCTTGTGACACTGTAAAAGTTTCAATTTAAGTGAGCAAATACACTTTGGCAAAATTGCTTTCAAATTAAGAAGGGTAATTTGAAAAAGTCCCAGGCA contains:
- the RHOB gene encoding rho-related GTP-binding protein RhoB: MAAIRKKLVVVGDGACGKTCLLIVFSKDEFPEVYVPTVFENYVADIEVDSKQVELALWDTAGQEDYDRLRPLSYPDTDVILMCFSVDSPDSLENIPEKWVPEVKHFCPNVPIILVANKKDLRNDEHVRNELARMKQEPVRTEDGRAMAIRIQAYDYLECSAKTKEGVREVFETATRAALQKRYGTQNGCINCCKVL